One Anolis carolinensis isolate JA03-04 chromosome 5, rAnoCar3.1.pri, whole genome shotgun sequence DNA segment encodes these proteins:
- the ccdc134 gene encoding coiled-coil domain-containing protein 134: MDYFRACTLLFTLILSRGVTSDMEKMNPDSGFEIYKKLFEVKRKDQMNALKNLIELNDVNQQYKIIDIMLKGLFKVLEDSRAVLIAADVPPDGPFPQDEKLKDAYSHVVENTAFFGDVVLRFPKIVHHYFDRNSNWHNLIRWGISFCNQTGVFDQGSHSQVLGLMAQELGISERSPDYRNPFKTDNSEFFPSADTFQKALREEEKRRKKEEKRKEIRKGPRISRSQSEL; the protein is encoded by the exons ATGGATTATTTTCGGGCCTGCACGTTGCTTTTTACACTGATATTATCAAGAGGTGTCACGTCTGACATGGAGAAGATGAATCCGGATTCGGGATTTGAAATCT ATAAGAAGTTGTTTGAAGTGAAACGCAAAGACCAGATGAATGCCCTGAAGAACCTGATTGAACTCAATGATGTGAACCAGCAATACAAGATCATAGACATCATGCTCAAGGGCCTTTTCAAA GTCCTTGAAGACTCACGGGCAGTGCTTATAGCAGCAGATGTTCCACCAGATGGGCCATTTCCTCAGGATGAAAAGCTAAAGGATG CATATTCCCATGTGGTAGAGAACACTGCCTTTTTTGGTGATGTAGTTTTACGCTTTCCCAAGATAGTACATCATTACTTTGATCGCAACTCCAACTGGCACAACTTAATTCGTTGGGGGATCAGCTTCTGTAACCAGACTGGAGTCTTTGACCAAGGATCACATTCACAAGTACTAGGACTG ATGGCCCAAGAGCTGGGAATTAGTGAGAGATCTCCAGACTACCGAAATCCCTTTAAGACTGATAATTCTGAA TTCTTCCCCAGCGCAGACACATTCCAGAAGGCTCTCCGGGAAGAAGAGAAgcgaaggaagaaagaggagaaacgGAAGGAAATCCGCAAGGGGCCTCGCATCTCCCGCTCACAGTCTGAGTTGTAA